The following are encoded together in the Ignavibacteria bacterium genome:
- a CDS encoding T9SS type A sorting domain-containing protein, with translation MGDRLHAATFGRGLRETPVSTTGISVISTELPFDYLLGQNYPNPFNPVTKINFQIPARGNVTMKAYNQLGQEVGVHVNKIMDAGYYSTDFDASKLSSGIYFYKLTAGNFTQTQKMMLIK, from the coding sequence ATGGGTGACAGGCTGCATGCAGCAACATTTGGGAGAGGACTCCGGGAAACACCGGTATCAACAACGGGAATAAGCGTAATATCAACAGAGCTTCCTTTTGATTATTTGCTCGGGCAGAACTATCCAAATCCTTTCAATCCCGTAACGAAGATAAACTTCCAGATACCAGCAAGAGGAAATGTAACGATGAAAGCTTACAATCAACTTGGACAGGAAGTAGGAGTACATGTGAATAAGATAATGGATGCAGGGTATTATTCGACGGATTTTGATGCATCAAAACTTTCCAGCGGTATCTATTTCTACAAGCTGACAGCGGGCAATTTCACACAGACCCAAAAAATGATGCTCATAAAATAA
- a CDS encoding MFS transporter, whose protein sequence is MAKVKYSREFWVANTVELFERAAYYGFFIAITLYLTTVVGYDDIWAAWIGGVFSAGLYFLPPFAGAYADKIGFRKSILLAFSLLTIGYTALGLFPFKVMVLPALAIVMFGGSFIKSVITGTIAKTTTEENRAKGFSIFYGMVNIGAFLGKTFAYPLRLELGLVYVNLYAGLMTLIALIVVFLLYKNADLSGEGKKLKEVWDSFIRIVVNKRLIALILIVTGFWIIQHQLYATMPKYILRTVGKAASPEWIANVNPFVVVVSVYFITNLMRKVRAVYSMSVGMFLMPISALSMASSYLLETYTGTSVSFFGLFTAHPITVMLIVGIVFQGLAECFISPRYLEYFSLQAPKGEEGLYLGFSHLHSFLSSLLGFGLSGYLLTAYCPDPATVAPELLATAYDKAYYIWFYFAGIGVVAAIALLIYGKITDALDKKKKNLSGKDALEAVEQEML, encoded by the coding sequence ATGGCGAAAGTTAAATATTCAAGAGAGTTCTGGGTTGCGAACACGGTTGAGCTGTTTGAGCGAGCAGCATATTACGGATTTTTCATAGCGATAACTTTATACCTTACCACAGTAGTAGGATACGACGATATCTGGGCAGCATGGATAGGCGGTGTGTTTTCAGCGGGACTTTATTTCTTACCGCCGTTTGCGGGAGCTTATGCGGATAAGATTGGATTCAGGAAATCAATATTGCTTGCATTTTCATTACTGACGATTGGATATACAGCTTTGGGTTTATTTCCATTTAAGGTGATGGTATTGCCGGCTCTTGCAATTGTTATGTTTGGCGGATCGTTCATAAAGTCTGTAATAACCGGAACGATAGCAAAGACGACAACTGAAGAAAACCGTGCAAAGGGATTTTCTATATTTTACGGTATGGTAAACATAGGTGCGTTTCTCGGCAAAACGTTTGCATATCCGTTAAGGCTTGAATTAGGGCTTGTGTACGTAAATTTGTATGCAGGGCTTATGACGCTCATTGCTCTTATAGTAGTATTTCTTCTATATAAAAATGCGGACTTATCGGGCGAAGGAAAAAAACTGAAAGAAGTATGGGACAGTTTTATTAGAATAGTTGTAAACAAAAGACTGATAGCGTTGATACTTATTGTTACGGGGTTCTGGATAATACAGCATCAGCTTTACGCAACCATGCCAAAGTATATTTTAAGAACAGTAGGCAAAGCGGCATCACCTGAATGGATAGCAAACGTAAACCCATTCGTGGTGGTAGTTTCTGTTTATTTTATAACTAACCTAATGAGAAAAGTTAGGGCAGTTTATTCAATGTCTGTAGGAATGTTTCTTATGCCGATATCAGCACTTTCAATGGCATCGAGCTATCTTCTTGAAACATACACAGGAACATCTGTTTCATTCTTTGGTTTGTTTACGGCACATCCAATAACAGTAATGTTAATAGTCGGTATTGTTTTTCAGGGACTTGCAGAATGCTTTATATCTCCGCGTTATCTTGAATACTTTTCTCTCCAAGCACCAAAAGGAGAAGAAGGATTGTACCTCGGATTTTCGCATCTTCATTCATTTCTATCGTCATTATTAGGATTTGGATTATCGGGATATTTACTGACAGCATACTGTCCTGACCCTGCAACTGTTGCACCCGAACTTCTTGCAACCGCATACGACAAAGCTTATTACATCTGGTTTTACTTTGCTGGAATCGGTGTTGTAGCAGCAATTGCACTTCTTATTTACGGCAAAATAACAGATGCATTGGATAAGAAGAAGAAAAACCTTTCAGGTAAAGATGCCTTGGAAGCAGTAGAGCAGGAAATGCTTTAA
- a CDS encoding NAD-dependent epimerase/dehydratase family protein → MKNRKREHNFVSSYKQIFENNMLQTILGSGGAIGKPLARELKNYNCDIRLISRNPQKINDTDLLYPLDVFDLAGIDKSIEGSSVVYVTIGFEYKLKVWQRIWVPFITEVIKSCKKHKAKLVFFDNVYMYDKNAVPFMNEESPVNPPSKKGEVRAKIHELIMNEIEKIDLDALIARAADFYGPENKSSVLKIMVVDNLIKGKKAQIFGNPDCIHTYTYTPDAAKAVALLGNTSDAYNQIWHVPTTKEKLTSLGWIELIAKELYCEPKIQKFPEWIVSLLGLFVPTLKEFPEMMYQYNQDYIFDSTKFEKRFDISAIEPEVGVKNMISELTIKS, encoded by the coding sequence TTGAAAAATAGAAAAAGAGAACATAATTTTGTGTCATCATACAAACAAATTTTTGAAAACAACATGCTGCAAACAATATTAGGTTCTGGAGGGGCAATTGGCAAGCCGCTCGCACGTGAATTGAAGAACTACAACTGCGATATTAGACTGATCTCTCGAAATCCTCAAAAAATAAACGACACCGACCTGCTTTATCCGCTCGATGTCTTTGACCTCGCGGGAATAGATAAATCAATCGAAGGAAGCAGCGTGGTTTACGTTACAATTGGATTTGAATACAAACTCAAAGTATGGCAAAGGATATGGGTACCGTTCATAACAGAAGTTATTAAATCTTGTAAAAAGCACAAAGCAAAACTTGTTTTTTTTGATAATGTTTACATGTATGACAAAAATGCTGTGCCATTTATGAATGAAGAATCACCGGTTAATCCTCCAAGCAAAAAAGGTGAAGTAAGGGCTAAGATTCACGAACTAATTATGAACGAAATCGAAAAAATAGACCTCGATGCTTTAATCGCAAGAGCTGCTGATTTTTATGGACCGGAGAATAAAAGTAGTGTATTAAAAATCATGGTAGTCGACAATTTAATCAAAGGGAAAAAAGCACAGATTTTTGGTAACCCCGATTGCATCCATACCTACACTTACACACCCGACGCTGCGAAAGCTGTTGCGTTACTCGGCAACACATCCGATGCCTACAATCAAATCTGGCATGTGCCAACAACAAAGGAAAAACTAACAAGCCTCGGATGGATAGAACTTATTGCTAAAGAGTTGTACTGCGAACCTAAGATTCAGAAATTTCCTGAATGGATAGTCAGTTTGCTGGGCTTATTCGTTCCCACTCTGAAAGAATTCCCTGAAATGATGTATCAGTATAATCAGGATTACATATTCGACAGTACAAAATTCGAAAAAAGATTCGATATTTCAGCAATTGAACCTGAAGTAGGTGTGAAAAACATGATCTCAGAATTAACTATAAAATCCTGA
- a CDS encoding DNA alkylation repair protein — MNLLFYIISLFTERMDGLNIILSQIKANGNSTNLIGMQRFGIRFEEAFGCSIPFLRSLAKRYRNNHELSLKLWETGIHEARIVAFLIENPEIVTKRQMEKWLKDVKSWDICDGLCSNLFRKTRYAFDKAIEWSYRKKEFEKRAGFVMMAVMAVHDKTLTTSEFDLFLKRIKEESYDERNFVKKAVNWALRQIGKRDHELYEKAKACAEEIKMLDSKSARWIASDALREFRTETTMKVLARRMFKQI; from the coding sequence ATGAATTTACTATTTTACATAATTAGTTTATTTACAGAGCGTATGGATGGTTTGAATATTATTCTAAGTCAAATTAAAGCAAACGGAAATTCTACAAACCTAATAGGAATGCAGCGTTTCGGAATCCGTTTTGAAGAAGCTTTCGGATGCAGCATACCGTTTCTCAGAAGCCTTGCTAAACGCTACAGGAACAATCACGAACTCTCACTCAAACTATGGGAGACGGGTATACACGAAGCCCGCATAGTTGCTTTCCTTATTGAAAATCCGGAGATAGTCACAAAGCGACAGATGGAAAAATGGCTTAAGGACGTTAAATCATGGGATATCTGCGACGGCCTTTGTAGCAATCTGTTCAGAAAAACCAGATACGCTTTCGATAAAGCAATCGAATGGTCTTACAGAAAAAAGGAGTTTGAAAAACGTGCAGGATTTGTAATGATGGCAGTTATGGCGGTTCATGACAAGACCCTCACGACGAGTGAGTTTGATTTATTCCTGAAAAGAATAAAAGAGGAATCTTACGATGAAAGAAATTTCGTGAAGAAGGCTGTAAACTGGGCGCTGAGGCAGATAGGCAAGAGGGATCACGAACTTTATGAGAAAGCAAAAGCCTGCGCTGAGGAAATAAAAATGCTTGATTCAAAGTCTGCGAGATGGATAGCCAGCGATGCATTGAGAGAATTCCGTACGGAAACGACTATGAAAGTTCTCGCGAGAAGGATGTTTAAACAA